Below is a genomic region from Granulibacter bethesdensis CGDNIH1.
GCACAGGGTTTCCCCTGCCGCATCATAGGCGGTGAAGGCAAGCGTGTTGGGGTGTTCGGGCGTTTCCGTGAGCATGTCGAAGATCACGTCACGCTCCGGCACCAGACAGATGGGATGCCGTCCGTCCAGCGACAACATCCGATGAGCCTCAATCCGGGCAATCATGGCTTCGGCGGCATCGGGATCAACCGTATCGGGTTGTTCCCCGGCCAGACCGAGCAGCACGGCTTTTTCAGTGCCGTGGCCTTTTCCCGTCCATGCCAGCGACCCGAACAGATCGACGCGAACCCGCACCACCTGCTCCAGACGGTCTCCGAGCCCCAGAATGAAGGCATAGGCTGCCTTCATAGGCCCCACTGTATGGGAGGAGGATGGGCCGATACCAACCTTGAACAGTTCGGAGACGCTGATCATGCTGATCTCTTCTGGTTGTCAGGCCGCCTCGCGGCGGGCTTCGTCAAGCAATTCCCACACATAAGGGGCGAAAGACCGCCAGACTTCCACATGAAACTGCGTGGATGAGAGACGCCAGAGCACGATTTCCGCCTTGTGGTAGAGAGTGCGCGTGCACATGCCGACCGGGAAAGCCGCCTCGGACAGATCAAGCGGGCAACCGGTGTTCAGCGCGTCTACCGCCCGCTCCCCCTCGATCAGCAGGCCTGTTTGCCGATGGGACACATCGACCAGCGCATGCGGCACATCCTGCAGGGCGGCTTCCAGGGCCGGGGCGAGATCATTGATTTCCGTGCTGAGGATCAGCGTTTCTTCCGGTCCCATCCATAAGGCGGCACGCTGCCCCTGTACGGCAGCGCGCAGCGCCGGCGGCAG
It encodes:
- a CDS encoding sarcosine oxidase subunit gamma, yielding MADVTFPQRHTPLAGISPAIAALSVTPPQRRLTLHLRETDRACINGALGFALPPALRAAVQGQRAALWMGPEETLILSTEINDLAPALEAALQDVPHALVDVSHRQTGLLIEGERAVDALNTGCPLDLSEAAFPVGMCTRTLYHKAEIVLWRLSSTQFHVEVWRSFAPYVWELLDEARREAA